In Myxocyprinus asiaticus isolate MX2 ecotype Aquarium Trade chromosome 8, UBuf_Myxa_2, whole genome shotgun sequence, a single genomic region encodes these proteins:
- the mvb12a gene encoding multivesicular body subunit 12A, whose product MSVFEVSSATSRPITAVAWASNSTTCPSHCTLISLTEDGVSANFSRGFGLKSGYFLCYSKDLSGGMVVADVQVISDKETIPHGYCYIPEYLEPKASVGKKKRVCVRMVPVGSITTAVLELRLTAKNKTMLQKYTCLGDMNGFVIWCLKGPFSTPVPQAKPRSVSLDLRSLSLDGAGPALPLKPSNHPAAPLKVSRCRSNLETSKSLEGVPDSGNHSNIYGITAMDGVPFILHPKFESQSNTKVSISSLCDIRIKSVQDIENEYNYTFAVEELASKRIRPSVTN is encoded by the exons ATGTCTGTGTTTGAAGTGTCTAGCGCCACCAGCAGGCCCATCACTGCAGTGGCATGGGCATCTAACAGCACCACCTGTCCCAGTCATTGCACCCTG atcagTCTCACTGAAGATGGCGTCTCAGCTAACTTCAGTCGGGGGTTTGGACTCAAATCAGGATACTTTCTGTGTTACAGCaag GATCTGTCTGGTGGGATGGTCGTGGCAGATGTGCAGGTGATTTCTGATAAAGAGACGATTCCTCACGGTTACTGCTACATCCCAGAATACCTGGAGCCCA agGCATCTGTTGGGAAGAAGAAGCGTGTCTGTGTGCGGATGGTTCCTGTGGGCAGCATTACAACAGCAGTTCTAGAGCTCAGACTGACGGCCAAGAACAAGACCATGCTGCAGAAATACACCTGCCTGGG GGACATGAATGGATTTGTTATCTGGTGTTTAAAGGGCCCGTTCTCCACTCCAGTGCCTCAGGCCAAGCCACGTAGTGTCAGTCTGGACTTGAGAAGTCTCTCACTAGATGGAGCTGGACCAGCACTGCCTCTCAAACCCAG CAACCATCCTGCTGCCCCCCTGAAGGTCAGTCGATGTCGGAGTAACCTGGAAACGAGCAAGTCATTGGAGGGGGTGCCCGACAGTGGTAACCATAGTAACATCTATGGTATAACAG CGATGGATGGAGTTCCTTTCATTCTACACCCGAAGTTTGAGTCTCAGTCAAACACAAAG gTGTCTATAAGCTCATTATGTGATATCCGGATAAAATCAGTGCAGGACATTGAGAACGAG TATAACTACACATTTGCAGTGGAAGAACTGGCATCAAAGAGAATTCGTCCATCAGTGACAAACTGA